A single Vibrio sp. YMD68 DNA region contains:
- the secG gene encoding preprotein translocase subunit SecG, with translation MFSVLLVTYLLAALGVIGLVLIQQGKGADMGASFGAGASNTVFGAGGSGNFLTRMTAIFATVFFILSLVLGNMSTSKTESQWIDPTQGQVIQQAEDVVSEIPAESGDEIPQ, from the coding sequence ATGTTTTCAGTTCTACTTGTGACTTACCTGTTGGCAGCGCTCGGTGTAATTGGCCTTGTGTTGATTCAGCAAGGTAAAGGCGCAGATATGGGAGCCTCATTCGGTGCTGGCGCTTCAAACACTGTGTTTGGTGCTGGTGGCTCAGGGAATTTCCTAACCCGAATGACTGCAATTTTTGCAACAGTATTTTTCATCCTTAGCTTAGTGCTTGGCAATATGTCTACAAGTAAGACTGAGTCACAATGGATCGACCCAACTCAAGGTCAAGTAATCCAACAAGCTGAAGATGTAGTGAGTGAAATCCCAGCCGAAAGTGGCGACGAGATTCCTCAATAA
- the glmM gene encoding phosphoglucosamine mutase, translating into MSDKRRYFGTDGVRGKVGQYPITPDFVLKLGWAAGRVLAKQGTKKVIIGKDTRISGYMLESALEAGLAAAGLKATLTGPMPTPAVAYLTQTFRAEAGIVISASHNPYYDNGIKFFSSEGTKLPDDIELAIEAEMDKDIECVDSALLGKAMRLNDAAGRYIEFCKSTFPSELSLSGLKVVIDCAHGATYHIAPSVFTELGAEIVTIGVEPNGTNINHEVGATDVRALQKRVVEEKAHLGVAFDGDGDRIIMVDEFGNKVDGDQIAYIIARDALRRGELKGGVVGTLMTNLGMENGLKQLGIPFVRASVGDRYVMEKLLERDWKIGAENSGHVILLDKVTTGDAIVAALQVIASIVGSEMSLNELSQGMTLYPQVLENVRFSGDSNPLEAEAVKQAVTEVESQLGAKGRVLLRKSGTEPLLRVMVEGEDAELVQASASKIATAVKESC; encoded by the coding sequence ATGTCAGATAAAAGACGTTATTTCGGCACCGACGGTGTGCGAGGCAAAGTAGGGCAGTATCCAATTACGCCTGACTTTGTATTAAAGCTGGGCTGGGCTGCTGGCCGTGTGCTGGCAAAGCAAGGCACAAAAAAAGTCATCATCGGTAAAGACACTCGCATCTCGGGCTATATGCTAGAGTCTGCATTAGAGGCAGGTTTGGCTGCAGCTGGTCTTAAGGCTACTTTAACAGGGCCGATGCCAACTCCCGCTGTCGCATATCTAACCCAAACATTTCGTGCTGAAGCAGGGATCGTTATCTCAGCGTCACACAACCCATATTACGATAATGGCATCAAATTCTTTTCATCAGAAGGTACAAAACTGCCCGATGACATCGAGTTGGCGATTGAAGCCGAGATGGATAAAGACATTGAATGTGTGGACTCTGCCCTGCTTGGTAAAGCGATGCGACTTAACGATGCGGCCGGACGATACATAGAGTTTTGTAAAAGTACTTTCCCAAGTGAATTGAGCCTATCTGGATTAAAAGTCGTGATCGATTGTGCGCATGGGGCAACTTATCATATTGCTCCGAGTGTTTTTACAGAGCTGGGCGCAGAAATAGTGACGATTGGTGTAGAGCCTAATGGAACCAACATCAATCACGAAGTCGGTGCGACCGATGTTCGAGCGTTACAAAAGCGCGTAGTAGAAGAGAAGGCGCACTTAGGCGTAGCGTTTGATGGTGATGGCGATCGCATCATCATGGTTGATGAATTTGGCAATAAAGTCGATGGTGACCAAATCGCTTACATTATTGCTCGTGATGCTCTGCGTCGTGGTGAATTGAAAGGTGGCGTTGTCGGTACCTTGATGACCAATCTAGGTATGGAAAATGGCCTTAAGCAACTAGGCATTCCATTTGTGCGAGCATCAGTTGGTGACAGATACGTGATGGAGAAGCTTCTGGAACGTGATTGGAAGATTGGTGCAGAAAACTCAGGACACGTCATTCTGCTTGATAAAGTCACGACGGGTGATGCTATTGTTGCTGCGCTTCAAGTGATTGCCTCCATTGTTGGAAGTGAAATGTCGCTTAATGAGCTATCGCAAGGTATGACGTTATACCCACAGGTTCTTGAGAATGTACGCTTTAGCGGTGACTCTAATCCACTTGAAGCCGAAGCCGTCAAACAAGCGGTAACCGAAGTCGAATCGCAACTGGGTGCTAAGGGGCGCGTATTACTGCGTAAATCGGGCACAGAGCCGCTACTGCGAGTCATGGTTGAAGGGGAAGACGCTGAGCTTGTTCAAGCCTCTGCATCTAAAATCGCCACAGCCGTTAAAGAAAGCTGTTAG
- the rimP gene encoding ribosome maturation factor RimP produces the protein MTGLERQLTDMLDAPVSASGYELVGLEFIRAGEHSTLRIYIDHANGINVDDCSEVSRQVSAVLDVEDPISVAYNLEVSSPGLERPLFTAAHYEQFIGHEVNIVLKMAVENRRKWKGDIHSVDGETISVVVEGKQESFALSNISKANLIPKF, from the coding sequence ATGACTGGTTTAGAGAGACAACTTACTGACATGCTTGATGCGCCAGTATCTGCATCAGGCTATGAGTTAGTTGGATTAGAGTTTATTCGTGCAGGCGAGCACTCAACGCTGCGTATCTATATCGATCATGCAAACGGCATTAACGTAGATGACTGCTCAGAAGTGAGTCGTCAAGTGAGTGCCGTTTTGGATGTAGAAGATCCAATTTCAGTGGCTTATAACCTAGAAGTGTCTTCTCCAGGTCTTGAAAGACCACTTTTCACAGCAGCACACTACGAACAGTTTATTGGTCACGAGGTCAACATCGTTTTGAAAATGGCTGTCGAAAATCGTCGTAAATGGAAGGGTGATATTCACTCTGTCGATGGTGAGACAATTTCAGTCGTTGTTGAAGGTAAGCAAGAGAGTTTTGCATTGAGCAATATCTCGAAAGCAAACCTGATTCCTAAATTTTAG